The Methylomonas sp. UP202 DNA window CCGCATGCAGGCCCGACGCGTCCGGTAATGGATGGCCGGCACCGAACACCTGGCAGTTTTTCACCAGATCGACGTTATCGTAGTTGGTGACAACGATGCCTTTCTCGGCCAGCCAGGCGTGGGGGATGATTTCCTGGGCGGCATCGGTCATCGCGCAGGCGGCTTTACCGAAGCCGATCAAATGAATGTGCCGCCAGTTGCCGCTACGCAGACCTAAGAATAAGCGCTCGCCGTCGGTTTGCAGATGGCGCTGAACCGCTAGCCGGGGATCGGCGGCGATCACGCCGGCCCGAAAGATTTCGGAGGCTTGCGCGCGAAAGCGGTTGGCAAGAGCCGGCATGGACTGGCGGCGCCTGCTTACGCCATCACTTTGGCGAGGTCGAAAATAATTTCGGCGTCGAAGACCTGTTTGTTGCTTTCGAATAGTTTGGCGATGCAAGCGCGGTGCAACGCCAGTTTCAAGGTGCCGAAGCCGATGGCGCCCCAGATGATCTTGCCGTGGCGCAATTCGCCTCGGTCCATGACTTCGGTGCCGCCGATACCGACCGGCGGGGTGGCGTTGGCGTCGGCGAGGATTTCCAGGTGCGGATTGTCTTGCCAATGCTCGGGCTTGAGCAGTTCGACGCCGGCCGCGCCGGTGGCCAGCACGATATTCGCATCCTTGACCGCCTCGGCGCGGGCGTCCAGGTCGGCAGCCTCGACCGGCGTCAGGTCAACGTCGAAACGCTCCTTCATCGCGAAGCAGGCTTTTTCGGCGTTGAAAATATGCCGGGAGGTAATCGATACTTGCGCGCCTTCCAGAGCCATCATCGCCGCCGCACGTTGGCCGACCGGGCCGGTGCCGGCCAGAACGACAGCTTTCTTGCCTTTCAGGTTGCCGCTACTGGCGATTTTGGCCACCGCCGCCGCCGCCGTGGTGTTGCTGCCGTTGCTGTCCAGCATCACCGATACCTGAAAGCCGGGGAAAAAGTGCTGTTGCACGGCCGCCAACAAGTTCTGTCCCGCTTCCATATTGCTGCCGCCAATGAAAATCGCGGTGTATTTTTTGTCTTTAGGGGCGCGGGTAAAAATGCAGCCGTCCACCAAGGCGCCGACGTTTTCCGGGGTGAGGCCGCCGTGGCCGATGACATGATCGGCGCCGCCGTCGTATGCGACAACGGTATCGAAAACGGAAGGATGGGTATCGGTATCGAATTGAAATAACAACTTTTTCATTAACCTGCCTGTGTATCGGGAAAGAGAGACGCGGCGCGGCGCGGAATCCGGCGGGCCATTATACAGAAAGTTGGCGGTGCCGCTCGAAAACGGCGACGGCGGCTAGGGGCGGGGAATTGCAGTTGTTTGCCCAAATACTTTATGTCATATTGAAAAGTCGAAAGTCGCCCTCCGGCGCGTGGATGACAGTCTAATAATAACGAGGACCGCGGATGAAAACCCCCATCGATATTGCCGTAACCGGGGCGGCAGGCCAAATCAGTTACTCTCTGTTGTTTCGGTTGGCGTCCGGCGAATTGCTGGGGCCGGAGCAACCCATCGTGTTGCGCTTGCTGGAAGTGCCTCAGGCCATGCAAACCTTGCAAGGTGTAGTCATGGAACTGAACGACTGCGCCTATCCCTTGCTGCAAAAAATTGTCATGACCGACGATCCGAAAGTGGCGTTCGATAACATCGATTATGCCTTTTTGGTGGGCGCCAAACCGCGCGGTCCCGGCATGTTGCGCGCCGATCTGTTGAAGGACAATGCCGAGATTTTCCGCGTGCAGGGGAAGGCGCTTAACGAATACGCCAGTCGCCGCGTGAAAGTCTTGGTGACCGGCAATCCGGCCAATACCAACGCGCTGATCGCGATCAGCAATGCGCCCGACTTGGGGCCGGATTGCTTTACCGCGATGGCGATGCTGGATCATAAGCGAGCGATAGGGCAATTGGCCGAAAAGTGCGGTGTGATCAGCCGCGACATCAAAAACGTCATGGTCTGGGGCAATCATTCCTGCACGCAGTATCCGGATTTGCATCACGCCAAGGTCAAGGGGTTGGATGCGTTGTCGCTGGTGGAACGCGAGTGGTTTGTTAACGAGTTCATTCCGACCGTGCAACATCGCGGCACGGAAGTGATAAAAGTACGAGGTCAGTCCAGCGCGGCTTCCGCTGCACATGCGGCGATCGAGCACATGCGGATTTGGGCGCACGGCACCGAGATTGACGACTGGGTCAGCATGGCGGTGGCCTCCGACGGCAGTTACGGTATCGAGGAAGGCTTGGTGTATTCGTTTCCGGTGACCGTCGCGGACGGCCGGATTAGCATCGTCAAGGCTCTTGATCTCAACGAATTTAGTTTGGAGCGCTTGCGCTTGAACGAAGCGGAGCTAAAAGAGGAGAGACAGGCTGTCAAACACTTGCTGTAAATTTGGAGTCGGCCGGGGCCGGCTTCCGATCCGGCCGGGCGGCCGCCCGCTGAAGGTGCCGCCATCCGTGGCGGCTTTTGTTAACGCGGTGTTCGGGTGGCGTGACCCTAGGCGCTACCGTTAACTGCAACGCCTATAGAGAACTCAAGCGGCCGACAGGCGACGGCGGTTGACGCCGATCATGCCGGCGATCGCGCTGCCGAACAACCAGACGGCGCCAGGGACTGGTACCGGTGATGTCGCAAGATCCAATTTGTAGCCCGCGACACCGCTATTCCAGCGGTCGAAACCCACGCCGCCCAGATACAGCGAGTAGACTTTGCCGGCTTCGGCGATAAAGGTGTAGCCGATGGTATCGGTGACGTTGTCGCTATGACCGATATTGGTCAGGCCGGTGGTGCCGAACGGATTTTCGGCGGTAAAGGGTTTGGCCGGAGTGCAACCAGGGCAGTTCCAGGAGCCGTGGTGGCTGTAGTTACCGGTATTGGTATCCATGCCTTCGAACACGGTGACGCCGAAGCGGCTGAACAAACTATTGGTCGTGGACAAGTTGATCGTAACTTTTTGGGTAACGTCGGAACTGATCAGGCCGATGTCGGTTTGATGTCTCCAACCGGTTGGGCCATTGACAGTGGCTTGGCCTTGCGCATTCAAGCCGTTGTCGTTCCAGGCACCGCCGCCGGTGTCGATTTCAGCTTGCGTGAAGCCGGTAACGGTACCCGCGTACTTGGCGGAATCGGCGGCGGAAATCACCGCGCTGTCCCCCGCTCCGCTCAATTGCACGGCCCAGTTCAAGTGAGAGGAGCCGCTGTAACTATACGGCAGCGCATTGCCGGTGGTGCCCACCCAAGGTACCAACGTGCCTTTGTTGCCCTGGCTTTCCGGACCGGTCGCCACGCTGTCAACGTCGGCGCCGTCGAACGTGCGAGTCCAGCCATCGGTCGCGGAAGTATCGGTGGTGGTAAAGGTGTTGTACATCGTTGTGGACGCGGCTGCCGAGCCGCTCAGAGCAGTGCCGGCGATGACCAATCCAATGGCTTTGGCTAATACGGATTTCATAAGACTTACCCTTGTTTTTTGCAAAATAAATTTAAGCGAATCTTGGTTGTCAAGGATCGGCTGATCGGAGCCTTGGCGTTGTTTCGCTTAATACATTAGGCAATCCTTATGCCAACCCCGGAAAGCCATGTAAGACGCGGCTTACAAGCGATCGGGGGTTGCCAAAAATTTTGAAACTGCGGCATATCACGCAGTCATGGCGTGATATGCCGCACTTTTTTAGAGGTAGTTCTCGTAATGAATTGCTGACTCATGTTAGCTGGCCGCTGGTTTTCATCAGGGACAAGGTTACAGGGTATCAGCAAGGACGGCGGCCGAGGGTGCGTTCGAGTCCTTGGGTCGCCGATGGGGGACGTCGATCTACCGGTCGCGCCGCCGGCAAGGCGTTAGAAGTCGCTCGACCGGTCGTTCGTAGCATGGAACGGGAGAACGCCGTCAACCTTGGAAGGTCGATTTCGCAGCCATCGTGTCAGCACAGGCTTACCGATCGTTTGCCGTTGCGTCGGCCGGCCGATTCGCGAGAGCGCTTTATCGCGCGGTTGTTCGCGGCGCGGCTTCGGTTTGAGCTTGTGCGTCCGGCACGATCTGCCAACCGCCGCCCAGTGCCTTATAGACCGCCGCCAGTGCGGTCGCGGTGGCGGTTTGGCTTTGCGCCAGCAGGTCTTGGTTTGCCAGCAGTTGTCGGTCGGCTTCCAACACCGTCAAAAAGTCGGAGACGCCCTCGCGGTAACGCAAGCGCGCCAACTCGACGGCTTTTTCGCTGGCTTTGGCGGCGGTGGTCAATTCGGCGCGGCGGACCCGCTCCTGGTTATACGCGACCAACGCATTCTCGGTTTCCTCCAGGGCCAGCAACACGGTTTGCTGATATTGCGCCAGACTGGCTTCGGTACTGGCATCCGCGGCCTTGATCCGCGCGTAGA harbors:
- a CDS encoding malate dehydrogenase, whose amino-acid sequence is MKTPIDIAVTGAAGQISYSLLFRLASGELLGPEQPIVLRLLEVPQAMQTLQGVVMELNDCAYPLLQKIVMTDDPKVAFDNIDYAFLVGAKPRGPGMLRADLLKDNAEIFRVQGKALNEYASRRVKVLVTGNPANTNALIAISNAPDLGPDCFTAMAMLDHKRAIGQLAEKCGVISRDIKNVMVWGNHSCTQYPDLHHAKVKGLDALSLVEREWFVNEFIPTVQHRGTEVIKVRGQSSAASAAHAAIEHMRIWAHGTEIDDWVSMAVASDGSYGIEEGLVYSFPVTVADGRISIVKALDLNEFSLERLRLNEAELKEERQAVKHLL
- a CDS encoding NADP-dependent methylenetetrahydromethanopterin/methylenetetrahydrofolate dehydrogenase; this translates as MKKLLFQFDTDTHPSVFDTVVAYDGGADHVIGHGGLTPENVGALVDGCIFTRAPKDKKYTAIFIGGSNMEAGQNLLAAVQQHFFPGFQVSVMLDSNGSNTTAAAAVAKIASSGNLKGKKAVVLAGTGPVGQRAAAMMALEGAQVSITSRHIFNAEKACFAMKERFDVDLTPVEAADLDARAEAVKDANIVLATGAAGVELLKPEHWQDNPHLEILADANATPPVGIGGTEVMDRGELRHGKIIWGAIGFGTLKLALHRACIAKLFESNKQVFDAEIIFDLAKVMA